The following proteins come from a genomic window of Nostoc sp. TCL26-01:
- the pyrR gene encoding bifunctional pyr operon transcriptional regulator/uracil phosphoribosyltransferase PyrR produces the protein MATPAKTVEILSPEDLRRTLTRLASQIVERTRDLSQLALIGIYTRGVPLAELLARQIETLEGINVAVGALDITFYRDDLDQIGLRTPAKTNIPFDLTGKTVVLVDDVIFKGRTIRAALNAVTEYGRPELIRLAVLVDRGHRELPIHPDFIGKQLPTAKEEVVKVYLQDWDDRDAVELIGY, from the coding sequence ATGGCTACACCTGCCAAAACAGTTGAAATCCTTTCCCCAGAAGACCTCCGTCGGACTTTAACACGTCTAGCATCGCAGATTGTGGAAAGAACACGTGATTTATCACAACTAGCACTTATCGGTATTTATACTAGGGGTGTGCCGTTAGCTGAATTGTTAGCCCGGCAGATTGAGACACTGGAAGGTATTAATGTTGCCGTGGGAGCATTAGACATTACCTTTTATCGAGATGATCTCGACCAAATCGGGTTGCGAACTCCAGCAAAAACTAACATCCCTTTTGACTTGACAGGGAAAACAGTGGTGTTAGTAGATGATGTGATTTTCAAAGGGCGCACGATTCGCGCTGCGTTGAATGCTGTCACTGAGTACGGTAGACCAGAGCTAATTCGTTTAGCTGTGTTAGTTGATAGGGGTCATAGAGAATTACCAATTCATCCCGATTTTATTGGCAAGCAGCTACCCACAGCCAAAGAAGAGGTAGTGAAGGTTTATCTGCAAGATTGGGATGATAGAGATGCAGTAGAGTTAATTGGCTATTAG
- a CDS encoding response regulator: MDKSPIRVLLVDDDEKYYLLMRNWFSEFRVASCELAWVDNYEAAKEAIAHYQHDIYLIDYRLGIHSGLELLREVIAHGCKSPIILLTGQGDWKIDIEAMKTGAADYLEKSQLNAPLLERSIRYAIERKQTEQQIRAQAALLDVANDAIFVQDLDQQILFWNKAAQLLYGWTPEAATGRKTQELWQEKNISLLQKALTQLIKNGSWKGELYQITKSGREIIVESRWTLVREFGHKPQSILVVNTEITQKKQLEAQFLRAQRLESIGTLASGIAHDLNNVLAPILMTAQLLESQIQDERSRRILPILITNAKRGANLVKQVLSFTRGLEGERTLLQLKHLITEIQQVIKETFPKSIEVTTQSPQNLWTVSGDATQLHQVLMNLCVNARDAMPRGGELKIISENLLVDENYARMNLDAKIGPYVVITVTDTGTGIRPEILDRIFEPFFTTKELGQGTGLGLSTVLGIIKSHGGFINVHTEEGKGSQFKIYLPAQEAKETLEEAELNLPSGNGELILVVDDEAAIRDITKTSLESHNYKAITASDGIEAIALYAEHRHEISLVLTDMVMPSMDGLTTIKTLQKINPQVKIIAVSGLATTDKVNTAHKMGVHAFLSKPYTANQLLQTISNIKHKNS; encoded by the coding sequence ATGGACAAAAGTCCAATCAGAGTGCTTTTAGTTGACGATGACGAAAAATATTATCTTTTGATGCGGAATTGGTTCAGTGAGTTTCGGGTAGCTAGTTGTGAGTTGGCATGGGTAGATAATTATGAGGCGGCGAAGGAAGCGATCGCTCATTACCAACATGATATATATCTGATAGACTACCGTCTAGGAATTCACAGTGGTTTAGAACTGTTACGCGAAGTTATTGCTCATGGCTGCAAATCTCCGATCATTTTGCTCACTGGTCAAGGAGACTGGAAAATAGACATAGAAGCCATGAAAACAGGAGCAGCCGATTATCTGGAAAAAAGTCAATTGAATGCACCTCTTTTGGAGCGTTCTATTCGTTATGCTATTGAACGTAAGCAAACAGAACAACAAATCCGCGCCCAAGCAGCTTTACTTGATGTGGCTAACGATGCCATTTTTGTACAAGATTTAGACCAGCAAATTTTATTTTGGAACAAAGCAGCACAGTTACTTTACGGTTGGACACCAGAAGCCGCAACTGGCCGTAAAACTCAAGAACTTTGGCAAGAAAAAAATATATCTTTGTTACAAAAAGCACTTACACAATTGATAAAAAATGGCTCTTGGAAGGGAGAATTATATCAAATAACTAAATCTGGTAGAGAAATTATTGTCGAAAGTCGCTGGACATTAGTACGTGAATTTGGACACAAACCTCAATCTATTCTAGTTGTCAACACGGAAATTACCCAAAAAAAACAACTAGAAGCGCAATTTCTCCGCGCCCAAAGACTAGAAAGTATCGGTACACTAGCCAGTGGAATTGCTCATGATCTCAACAACGTCCTTGCTCCCATTTTAATGACAGCTCAACTTTTAGAATCACAAATTCAAGATGAGCGATCGCGCCGAATATTACCTATATTAATTACTAATGCTAAACGTGGAGCTAATTTAGTTAAGCAGGTTTTGTCTTTTACTCGTGGTCTTGAAGGTGAACGCACTCTGTTGCAATTAAAGCATTTAATCACAGAAATTCAGCAGGTAATTAAAGAAACATTTCCCAAATCAATTGAAGTGACTACTCAATCACCTCAAAATCTTTGGACTGTTTCTGGTGATGCGACTCAATTACATCAAGTCTTGATGAATTTGTGTGTCAATGCTCGTGATGCCATGCCCAGAGGTGGAGAGCTAAAAATTATTAGTGAAAATCTCTTAGTTGATGAAAACTACGCCAGAATGAATCTGGATGCCAAAATAGGCCCCTATGTGGTAATTACTGTAACTGATACCGGAACTGGTATTCGTCCAGAAATATTAGATAGAATATTTGAACCATTTTTTACTACTAAAGAACTCGGTCAAGGTACAGGACTCGGTCTTTCAACTGTACTAGGTATTATTAAAAGTCATGGCGGTTTTATCAACGTCCACACAGAAGAAGGAAAAGGTAGCCAATTTAAAATATATCTCCCTGCACAAGAAGCAAAAGAAACCTTAGAAGAAGCAGAATTAAACTTACCTTCAGGAAATGGAGAATTAATTTTAGTTGTAGATGATGAAGCCGCCATTAGAGATATTACTAAAACATCTTTAGAAAGCCATAATTACAAAGCCATTACAGCTAGCGATGGCATTGAAGCCATAGCTTTATATGCAGAACATCGTCATGAAATATCTCTAGTTTTAACAGATATGGTGATGCCATCAATGGATGGATTAACTACTATTAAGACGTTACAAAAAATTAATCCTCAAGTCAAAATTATTGCTGTGAGTGGACTAGCCACTACAGATAAAGTAAACACTGCTCATAAAATGGGTGTACACGCATTTTTATCTAAGCCTTATACAGCAAATCAATTATTACAAACAATTAGTAATATTAAACATAAAAATAGTTGA
- the serS gene encoding serine--tRNA ligase produces the protein MLDIKQIRENPQLIQERLDSRSGKYDIQPILQLDKQQRELEMSRSQLQARSNEIGKLVGQKVKSGVNPQDSEIQTLRDEGNAVKAQLSELEPQEKELKAEIERLLLAIPNLPSEFTPVGKSEEENVEVRRWGDEYIPQHPNILPHWEIGEKLGILNVERAVKVAQSRFVNLIGAGAALERALIHFMLTTQTQAGYVEVSPPLLVNTDSLTATGQLPKFAEESFKCADDDLWLIPTAEVPLTNLYREEILAAEDLPIYHCAYTPCFRREAGSYGRDMRGLIRLHQFNKVELVKFVHPSSSFDELEKLVENAAAILQALRLPYRVINLCSGDLGFSSTKTYDLEVWLPSSGKYREISSCSNMVDFQARRADIRFKEAGKKGTQFVHTLNGSGLAVGRTMAAILENYQQPDGRVLIPEVLQPFLGREVL, from the coding sequence GTGCTGGATATTAAGCAAATACGGGAAAATCCCCAACTAATTCAGGAACGGTTGGATAGTCGCAGTGGTAAGTATGATATTCAACCAATATTGCAGTTAGATAAGCAACAACGAGAATTGGAGATGAGTCGTAGTCAACTCCAAGCTCGGAGTAATGAAATTGGTAAACTCGTTGGGCAGAAGGTAAAATCAGGTGTCAACCCTCAAGACTCAGAAATTCAAACTCTGCGGGATGAGGGTAATGCTGTGAAAGCTCAACTGAGCGAACTAGAACCACAAGAAAAAGAACTCAAAGCAGAAATAGAAAGACTATTACTCGCAATTCCCAATTTACCCAGCGAATTTACACCTGTTGGTAAAAGTGAGGAAGAAAACGTAGAGGTGCGCCGTTGGGGCGATGAGTACATACCCCAGCATCCAAATATCTTACCCCACTGGGAAATCGGCGAAAAGCTGGGTATTCTCAACGTAGAGCGTGCCGTAAAAGTTGCTCAAAGTCGCTTTGTCAACCTGATAGGGGCTGGTGCGGCTTTAGAGAGGGCATTAATTCACTTCATGCTGACAACACAAACTCAAGCTGGGTATGTAGAAGTCAGTCCACCACTTTTAGTAAATACTGATTCTTTAACAGCCACAGGTCAGTTACCTAAATTTGCGGAAGAAAGCTTTAAATGCGCTGATGATGATTTGTGGCTAATTCCCACAGCAGAAGTTCCGCTAACGAACTTATACAGAGAAGAAATTCTCGCGGCTGAAGACTTACCAATTTATCACTGTGCGTATACTCCCTGTTTCCGTCGGGAAGCGGGTAGTTATGGGCGGGATATGCGGGGATTAATTCGCTTACATCAATTCAACAAAGTGGAGTTGGTGAAATTTGTTCATCCCAGTAGTTCCTTTGATGAGTTGGAAAAATTGGTAGAAAATGCCGCAGCGATTTTACAAGCTTTGCGTTTGCCTTACCGAGTCATCAATTTATGTAGTGGTGATTTAGGTTTTTCCTCGACTAAAACCTACGATTTAGAGGTTTGGCTACCGTCTTCTGGTAAGTACCGGGAAATTTCTAGCTGTTCCAATATGGTAGATTTTCAAGCGCGACGAGCTGATATTCGGTTTAAAGAGGCTGGCAAGAAAGGTACTCAGTTTGTGCATACCCTCAACGGTTCTGGCTTGGCTGTCGGACGGACAATGGCAGCTATACTGGAAAATTATCAACAGCCTGATGGCAGGGTATTGATACCGGAGGTGTTGCAACCCTTTTTAGGGAGAGAGGTTTTATAG
- a CDS encoding DUF3611 family protein, translated as MSPNPEAPSSSNLRTIAQTFRLTGWISFWIQLVLGVISGIIVLLFAIFSQRAGSPNNNPGTGFGVFLAVCGLVILGAGIYLAYRYTRIGNQLLSSNPSNRPRKAETIQILRMGLWINLGGTLVTLLGAQAIVGTLVARSISPQAITTQLFDPTRIISGLDMLVVQANTNTVSAHFAGLVASLWLINRINRP; from the coding sequence ATGTCACCAAACCCTGAAGCTCCTTCCTCCTCTAATCTCCGTACAATTGCCCAAACTTTTCGCCTCACTGGCTGGATTAGCTTTTGGATTCAGCTAGTACTAGGTGTAATTTCGGGAATTATTGTTCTGCTATTTGCGATTTTTAGTCAAAGAGCTGGTAGTCCTAATAACAATCCGGGAACTGGTTTTGGGGTATTTTTAGCAGTATGTGGATTAGTCATTCTTGGTGCAGGCATCTATTTAGCCTACCGCTACACCAGGATAGGTAATCAACTGCTCTCATCCAACCCTAGTAACCGTCCCCGCAAAGCTGAGACAATACAAATCTTACGCATGGGACTATGGATCAACTTGGGGGGAACACTGGTGACATTATTAGGAGCGCAGGCGATCGTTGGTACACTGGTAGCCAGATCCATATCACCTCAAGCCATAACCACCCAATTATTTGACCCTACCCGCATCATTAGCGGTTTAGATATGTTGGTAGTACAAGCAAACACCAACACTGTTTCTGCCCACTTTGCCGGGCTTGTAGCCTCACTGTGGCTAATCAATCGCATCAATCGCCCGTAA
- a CDS encoding PadR family transcriptional regulator, which produces MKLEDIYQFFENPPPTYLCQELAICYILYVLLQGESYGTELIQQLETEHPTYRLSDTVLYSAIKFLEDNRAINGYWKKLEGRGRPRRMYQVSPEWQVQAQDLAQLWQNYIGGGQINK; this is translated from the coding sequence ATGAAACTTGAGGATATATATCAATTCTTTGAGAATCCTCCGCCAACTTACCTCTGCCAGGAATTAGCGATTTGCTATATTCTGTATGTTTTACTACAAGGTGAATCTTACGGAACTGAGTTAATCCAACAATTAGAAACTGAACATCCTACCTATCGGCTGTCAGATACTGTGCTATACAGTGCGATTAAATTTTTAGAAGACAACCGAGCCATAAATGGGTATTGGAAAAAGCTCGAAGGCCGAGGAAGACCAAGGCGGATGTACCAAGTTTCTCCAGAATGGCAAGTGCAAGCACAGGATTTAGCTCAACTTTGGCAAAATTACATTGGGGGAGGACAAATTAATAA